One segment of Spirochaetota bacterium DNA contains the following:
- a CDS encoding SUMF1/EgtB/PvdO family nonheme iron enzyme: MVLHKLPAGSFRMGSENGNFDEKPVRTVKINSFFIATTETTYAQWIKVHDWARGKGYVFDGFEGIDTRAAYRSSLQCPMNKVSWFDCIKWCNAASEMDRRTPCYAIGTTVLKQGNPTNIICTWTVNGYRLPTGAEWEYAARAGAATRFPWGSSFDDDYCWYYNNSGGTTHPVGEKRTNAWGIHDMSGNVFEWCWDAYQENYRGLDTDNPKGPQGIPEYRVFRGGAFNYLIFNARPAHRSGLMPNYRLEYIGFRIASSL, translated from the coding sequence ATGGTGTTGCACAAACTTCCCGCAGGCAGTTTCAGAATGGGAAGCGAAAACGGCAATTTTGATGAAAAGCCTGTGCGCACGGTCAAGATCAATTCATTCTTCATTGCGACCACAGAAACGACCTATGCACAATGGATAAAGGTGCATGATTGGGCGCGCGGCAAGGGATATGTGTTCGATGGATTTGAAGGGATCGATACGCGGGCAGCATACCGCAGCAGCCTGCAATGCCCGATGAATAAAGTAAGCTGGTTCGATTGCATAAAATGGTGCAATGCCGCAAGCGAAATGGACAGGCGTACGCCGTGTTATGCCATCGGAACGACGGTCCTGAAACAGGGAAATCCGACGAATATCATCTGCACATGGACCGTGAACGGCTATCGTTTGCCCACCGGTGCCGAGTGGGAATATGCCGCCCGCGCAGGTGCAGCGACCAGATTCCCCTGGGGCTCGTCATTCGATGATGATTACTGCTGGTATTACAACAATAGCGGAGGGACCACCCATCCGGTCGGTGAAAAAAGGACGAATGCATGGGGGATCCATGACATGTCCGGGAATGTCTTTGAATGGTGCTGGGACGCATATCAGGAAAATTATCGCGGACTCGATACAGATAACCCAAAAGGCCCGCAGGGCATTCCCGAATACCGTGTCTTTCGCGGAGGAGCGTTCAATTATCTCATTTTCAATGCGCGGCCGGCGCATCGGTCCGGACTTATGCCGAATTATCGACTGGAATACATAGGATTCCGTATCGCATCTTCGTTGTGA
- a CDS encoding LuxR C-terminal-related transcriptional regulator — MNLFITYYSVGHFISALLALAIGIYLLTFREKRTETYLLSFYLLAFAGTRFCGFVLDSFLDHRVVYSVYLMRAFMASGIILVAFAYWYQRPLFRRESIIVLIGFSISFLAAYLIYATRTLNALPYYDFLFHSFRYADPGSRGQFLGAANVVLNAWAAIVFLRKTVIFSSEKRPPAPSHVLTRTYNALRALIAPPREARTCRAFLLLTLLPLAMSLLHVFALRGIMDYADYELIVSIGSMLFMLFLTIVYVNNATQPTTLSFKITVIPLTAALTAIGLLAIPLNSSIESLYSRKVQKSAEVAKAFLSTEGGHMPIDVKYLVQRLSSAQLSYRNIYRREDVPPVSPRMSGANETTAAKHSYRCLDIRETSTFFITHVFTVGAAHYEIGFSYREYRSYVNGIIGYLIIMSLLIAVIIIVFFPVFFRQSVLGPLSNIISALNAFETGKHDISLHIGARDEFGRIGAAFTSMVKRIRRTMTELTASKRSLHEYNTKLEAMVDERTKELIAVNRNLREEIEARKNAEDMLERIVKSEFLDLENHPEVLAPYGLTKREEQILIDLLNGVSNRDIADKYGIAEPTAKVHSISIYRKFGVNSKSKLVKKLLSAL, encoded by the coding sequence ATGAATTTGTTCATCACCTATTATTCGGTAGGTCATTTCATATCCGCACTCCTCGCGCTCGCCATCGGCATATACCTGTTGACGTTCCGTGAAAAGCGTACAGAAACGTATCTGCTTTCATTCTATCTGCTCGCGTTCGCCGGCACCCGTTTCTGCGGTTTTGTCCTTGATTCATTTCTGGATCACCGCGTCGTGTATTCGGTGTATCTCATGCGTGCGTTCATGGCAAGCGGCATCATCCTCGTCGCATTCGCTTACTGGTATCAGCGTCCGCTCTTCCGCCGGGAATCCATTATCGTTCTCATCGGATTCAGCATCTCTTTTCTTGCCGCCTACCTCATTTATGCGACACGGACACTGAACGCTCTTCCCTATTATGATTTCCTTTTCCATTCGTTCCGCTATGCCGACCCGGGTTCACGAGGCCAGTTCCTCGGGGCAGCGAACGTCGTATTGAACGCCTGGGCCGCGATAGTGTTCCTTCGAAAGACGGTCATATTCTCTTCCGAAAAAAGACCTCCCGCGCCGTCACATGTACTGACGCGCACCTATAACGCCCTCCGTGCTCTCATCGCCCCGCCGCGGGAAGCCCGCACCTGCCGTGCGTTCCTGCTGCTCACCCTCCTGCCGCTCGCCATGTCGCTTCTCCATGTGTTCGCACTGCGCGGCATCATGGATTATGCCGACTATGAGCTCATCGTCTCGATCGGGTCGATGCTATTCATGCTGTTCCTGACCATCGTGTATGTGAATAATGCAACGCAGCCGACCACGCTGTCGTTCAAGATAACGGTCATCCCCCTCACCGCCGCCCTCACCGCCATCGGCCTCCTTGCCATACCCCTTAACAGCAGTATTGAGTCGCTCTACAGCAGGAAGGTCCAGAAATCGGCCGAAGTCGCGAAGGCATTCCTCTCGACGGAAGGCGGCCACATGCCCATCGATGTGAAATACCTTGTGCAAAGGCTGTCGTCCGCACAACTGTCATACAGGAATATCTACCGTCGCGAAGACGTACCTCCGGTAAGTCCGCGAATGAGCGGGGCGAACGAGACCACCGCGGCAAAACATTCGTATCGTTGCCTCGATATCCGTGAAACCTCGACATTCTTCATCACGCATGTGTTCACCGTCGGTGCAGCGCACTATGAAATAGGGTTCTCCTACCGTGAATACCGCTCGTACGTCAACGGCATCATCGGATATCTCATCATCATGTCGCTGCTCATCGCGGTGATCATCATCGTGTTCTTCCCGGTATTCTTCCGGCAAAGCGTGCTTGGGCCGTTATCGAACATCATATCGGCACTGAACGCCTTTGAAACGGGAAAACACGATATTTCCCTGCACATCGGGGCCAGGGATGAATTCGGACGCATCGGGGCGGCATTCACGTCGATGGTGAAGCGCATACGGCGAACGATGACGGAGCTGACGGCATCGAAAAGATCCCTCCACGAGTACAACACGAAACTTGAAGCCATGGTTGATGAGCGTACGAAAGAGCTTATCGCCGTGAACAGGAATCTCCGCGAGGAGATAGAAGCGCGGAAGAACGCCGAAGACATGCTCGAGCGCATCGTGAAATCGGAATTCCTGGACCTCGAGAACCATCCGGAAGTGCTCGCCCCGTATGGGCTGACCAAACGCGAAGAGCAGATACTTATCGATCTGCTTAATGGTGTATCGAACCGCGATATCGCCGATAAATACGGTATAGCGGAGCCGACGGCGAAAGTCCACTCCATCAGTATTTACCGGAAATTCGGTGTAAATTCGAAATCAAAGCTGGTAAAAAAGCTCCTTTCCGCGCTCTAG